In Cryptomeria japonica chromosome 1, Sugi_1.0, whole genome shotgun sequence, the sequence GTACTATTCTAGAAGAAGTCAATGCTTGTATCTACCTTCCCTTGTTCGCTCCATCATGCCATAGCTGTCTGCTGCTATGTTTACCTCGATGCCTCTATTCCTGTCACAATTTGGCATTTTTTTTCGACGTTCCTCTGCTCACCATGTTGGTTATATTTGTCCATGTTTCCCATCACCACATGTGTCATTTTCAACATATTGAATGTTCTAGCCCATCCACAAGACATTTTATACAATGCATACACTTTGACACATTGTAAATATATTGGCATTAATAGTTGTGGCTGGCCCATTCTTGGTTGCTCTATATTGCACATGGCAAGCTTTTTTGAAAAAGTTTTCACAAAAAAAACTAATATTCTCGGCCATCTCCACCTTGCACCTATTGGGTTTTCAAACATGCAATTTTTATCAACCTCTTGGCTATCTGTATTGTTTTGCAAATCCTCATTGTTGGCTGTCCTCTTTGCAACTTTATGTGAATTGTTCTGTCTCCATACGTTGTATGCAATCTCCACCTAGGTCTTTCAACATCTAGCTTAATTTCTTTGGGCTTTGGCCCCTCGACATCTCAAAGGCTCTCATTCTTTTAATTTGTTCCTCTTGTCTGTTGAAAGAAATTCGAAAGCTATGGGCTACAACATAATTGTGCGTGCTATATAGCTATAGTCTGCATTGGCAAACAAACAAACACATTGGATGCTTGCACACACATGTCTACTACTTGTTcagataaacaaacaaacaaatagccatgtatgtatacatagatgtgttctatatgtatatacatatatgttactATATGTACATCTAGGCATTCTAAACCcatgcaaaaaaatatatatgtttgtGCCTACATGTGTATGTCATCATTTTTAAGTTGgccatgtatatatatacatatgtaaatcCATATCTTTGCTATCTATGTGCTTTTATGTTTCCTATGCTTGCATGCAACCAATTCAAAGACATGCAGACATTGCAAATACCTGTCCCTCAATGTATATCCCTTCGCTTTAATATCGAACAAGTACACATAactacatgtacatacatacatacaaagatTTGTCCCTGACATCCTGTACAGCTTTGTCTCTGTGCCTATATccatgtatatacatctatatatatataatataccttTGTGTAGATCTACATTGATATGTAAACATATTTAGAACTGTTCACTTCTTCTAATGTATATATTCATTTGTTTTTCCTCCTTCTTGTTTGTTTATCTGCAACTAGTTTCTTCTGCATCCATGCACCCATCTATGTTGGCAGTCCAAACTGATTGCGCTAGTTCTTGTATCATTCGGTTTTAATTTTGGCAGTGATTACTTTTCTCTTTAAGTGCATTGTACCTAttcatttgtctttttgttttgacATACACTTTCTATTTCACCAAACAAAAAAAACACTCCATTCCTCGGCTCTGCAACACAAATTCAGCTATGGCTTCGGCCTCCTAGTCTGCTAAGCCCACACAACAGCCTTCTACAGAAACTACGGTGAGCTTATTCCTTCATATGTTTTCCTATATTCATTTTTTTACAATCATTTATTGTCTATTTGTCCTTCTCATTTTGAATCGAATTGCCCTCCATTGATACACATGAATGCACAAATAAGGATCCACATTGCTTTATATGTGCATGTCTCCATATATATGGATTTTATTGTTCGACTTTTGGGCTATGCATAAGCACACATTCCCTCATATGTTCATCCCTATTCttttatgtatgcatgcatatgttgtttatgtatatacatgtatacttcTATTTGTAGATGCAAGCAATGCAAAGGCATGCATAGCCTATGTATTTTTGTTTTTACATGCAAATCCCTTTGTTTTAATGTtgaacatgtgcatatatatacatatgttgcCACATTTGTCGATACATGCCATTTCTAGTTGTATACTTGTCCCTTCCTATATTTGCATGCAACCACTACAAACGCATACCAAAAATAATATAAAGGCCTTTGTCTATGTAAATATGCCATTGTTCTGAATTTgaacatgaatatatatatacacatatatacattcaTAGAGTGATCTACCTATCCCATCATGCAGATGTTTCCCACTCTAtctgtgtacatgtatatacatctcTGTATATTTAATGTATCTCCATGTACATCTACATTAATATGTATGCATGTTCACAGTTGTTCACTTCTTCGAATGTCTTCATCCATTTATTGTCTTCTGCCTATTTATGCATCTAAACCTGATATCTATTGCATACATACATCTACCTATTTTGCCAATCCAGATTGGTTCAGCTCAAAAAAAATTGTGTTGGTTTCATTTAAACTCTTTTCTTTCCTCCTAAAGTGCATTATGTTTATTCATTTCTCTTAATTGTTCTAACATACTTTTTATGTTTCACCAAACAAAAAAAATCCACTCCTAACCGCTGTAGCACAATCCTGCTATGCCTTCAACACCTCGCTCTACTCATGCCTTGGAAACTGCTCCTGCAAAGCTTCTAGTGAGCTTGTACATTTATGTATTTTCCCATGTTTTTCTGATCTGCATTCATATATTGCCTTTTTTCCCTTCTCCTTTTAGAAAACATTGTTGCCCATCGATGCAAATGAATATGCAATTATCAATACACCTTGCTCTATATGTGGGATCTCTCCATACCTATGCATTTCTCTTTTCCACTTTTACATTGTGCGTCACCACATATATGCTCAAATATTCACGTCTTCTCTACTATATACACATAGCTATATATATTGCCATTTTTTGTAAATTTACTAAAAAAAACCTCAACAAAAAAAAAACTCCACATAGCCATATCgatgcatacacatatacatttCCTGCTATTTCTATTTAGCTTTCCTTTGCTGTCCTTGTAGGATATGGACCCAGAAATACAACTAACCCCACATGCAATCCTCTCCATTAATGTCGGCGATGACGTCCTGTCTCCAATACTTCAACTTTTGtctttcaaaaaattgataaaCAGTGAAGATGAGAATGCTCGATATAGGATCGTTTTATCTGATGGTACGCACATGCAATTGTCAATCCTGCCACCAAATTATAGTGAACTGCTACTTTCAGACACATTAAAGATAGGTTTTGTGCTGTCATTGACAACTTATGCTTGTAGAAATGTTTGGAACTCGAGGTAGGCTCTTCAATATGTTCTTATACATAGTTATTGTCTTTTGAAATAATGATTTGCACACTATGTTGGTTCTTAATCCTCTCCTTTTGCCCGTCTCACAGGGTTATAATAATATTCAAGCTTGCTGTCAAATTTACAAATTCACCATTGCTCGGAAAACCTAGATACCTGTttaaagagaaagaacaagaaatgttGGCTCGCGATCTAGCTCCCAAAGCTAAACATTCCCTTAAGTTTGGAATACACGTCCCACCTACACAGGAAGAAACCTTTGATAATATCAGCCCAATAAAAGCTTTGATTCCCTTCCAAAATAAATGGGAAATAAAAGGTCATCTAATAAACAAGAGGAAAATGCATCAGTATAATACACCAAAATCCTCTAGGCAAGTATTTAACTTTGACATGATAGATGCCGATGGTACTGAAATTAGAGTAACGTGTTTTGGTGACATAGCTGAGATGCATTATCATAGGGTTGAACCAGGAGCATATTATTATCTATCAAAAGGTTGCATTAAGGAAGCCAACACAAAATGGAATAAAGTTAACTGTCATCTTGAGATTACTTTGGACCACAATTCAATATTAAAGCATTGTGATCCACCTGTTGATTGTGAAGGTAATACTTTTCGATTCACCCCAATCAATGAACTTACATACTGCAACAACAACACTTTATTCGATGTcattggtattgtcattgatgttaaagagcCCTCAATAATATCTAGAAAAGATGGAAACAAAGTGAAAAAAAGGGTTGTTAAAATAAATGATATGTCGAATTTTACTGTCGATGTTAATTTATGGGGAGTGGCCTGGGAGCAATTAGGTGAAGATCTGAAGAATATGCATGTAACTCAGACAGTTGTCATCCTTGAGGTCACTAATGCTCGTGTTGGCTATTTCAATGGAAAGGTGATCAAAACAACCACAACCACCACTCTGAATATAAATCCTTCTACACTAGAAGCAAATGCACTTATCTCAAGAGGAAACATTCCAACTGACCTTTTAACACTCTCTTTTGTTGTTGGTCAAATAAAACTCCCAATACAGCAGGATGACAATCGCAACTATCTTGGACCGGATGACTATCCTCTCTCAAACAGTTGAAACTACTATTAGAGCTATTGTTAGAATCATAAAAACTGATTCCTTTTGCTATCCAGCCTGCCCTTTGCAATTTAACAGCAAAGAGTgtaaaaaaaaaatgcatccaaCAAAATGACAATGTATGGTTTTGTTCTAGATGCCAAACTCAACTGCCAGAATGCAATTACAAATACTTATTGCAGATCATGCTTCAAGACCATACAGGCTCTCTTTGGGCTACTTCCTTTGATGAAGCTGGCACAAATTTGCTAGGCATGTCAGCCAAAGATCTTTACATGTTGCAGTACGATTTGACCGCAAACAAAACTCCTCAATCTATTATCAAGGATGTCCTCTTGTCCACCTTTGTTTTCACACTCTCTGTTACAACAGAGATCTACAAATCACATACTAGACTCAAAACGACAATCACCAAAGCAATGCTTGTTGATTTTCAAGCTGAATGTGCTCTTTTGCTTGCAGACATTGCTCGAATGAGTGCAGCTATAGAATTCCATATCGATTATTTCAGACCCTTTTCATATGGCTTCTGATTTTTTATGTATAGATACCTATGCACTACTTTTCCCCAGCTCAGGCAAACAATACAATATTATCAAAGGTGGATTATATAAGCACTATCAAAACTCATGTGCTCTTGGCTATGGCAAACTTTACGATTTTGTATTTCTTTTTGTGCTACTCCAATGCTTGTTTGTAATTTTGATTGTCTATATATTAACACACTTTTGCTTGCTTCTACCCATCTCATCCCTTTGCTATTAAGTTTCTTTCTGTCCTTATGTTCTTATTCAGCTTCTATGTTTTTCAAATATTATTGATTCAGACATTAATATTTATAATATgttgcaaaaaaaaacaaaaaacagacTATCTATTATCGCCCATTTTCACTCTAAAGACATATATCTACTTGTTGTGTCCCTGCCTACAAAGTCTCACACATGTTCAACTATGCTTAATTTTGTTTATAGCAATTTATACCAAATTATGTATATATCTTTCTCTACAGTCATGTATGCTTGAATATGTCTTTCTGTGTTGTTCTAACTCTTTCGATATATTGCAGAAAAAAATTATGTCTTGTAGGGCTGCACCTTAATAATACTGAACAAAAACATTGGTCCCTATTATACTCTTTCCTAGACTaaacatttttctttccttttcttcacGTGTACAATAGCAGATGGCTTTACCTATCACAAAATAGACCACTATACTAACGTCTCATTGTTTAAACCATCGTAAAAATATACATCAATCTATACATCTATATCTACCCTTTTTCTTCTTTGTGTTTACAAACATATATGCTACTATATATACTTCTACATTATTCATTCACTGCCCTCACACAACAAAACAACCAACTACGATTTTCACCTTTGCCTATAAAAACAATACttccaaatgcaaacttatttcCTGCCCTGCCTCTTTACATTTTGTATACGCCGCTTTAACATATAAAACCTCACAGATTCACACCAATGCAATAATCagtacatacatataaatacatgtaCATGTGTCTATGATTATGTGTGCTTGTGTGTATATATTCATATTCTTCTACATTTTTATGTTTGTGTCTGTATGTGCGTGTGTGTGGACACATATATAAATACCTATACTCATATATGTCTGCTTGTCTGTATGTGTGTTTGTATGTTTGTACATGTCTACCTGTATACATACATGCTTACatgcatacaaacatacatacagaCATGCACACTCACACTcaaacacccacacacacacatatacatacacagatACATTCATACATAGAGGCATaacaacatacatacatacacacacacacatccacacacacacacacatgcacatatatatatgtgtgtgtgtatatatacatatatatacgcgtatatatatacacacatacacacacacacacgttcaCAACCCGCTGAAAGTTATTCTTCATCCTTGTGCATTTCATAGATACACATTCACAAACCGGCAAATAGCTAATTCTTCACTGTTGGTCATTTACCTTCCATACACAATTCCCTTCTGTTCGATCCAATTGTAaatcatgcatgcatacatacattcatttatacattcaaacatacatacatatatatgtttgattatatatgtgtgtgtgtgtgtgtgtgtgtgcacccCAATATTTACTCCAACCGGTggtggagggtggagaaccattggcagggaattggggttctaccaTTTGGAGTCTATTTAAGCACACCAAAAaaacacacacacgcacacgcacacacacacacacacacacatatacacacacacatgcaagcacatacacacacatatatacacatacatgtgtacatctatctatatatgtgtgtgtgtgtgtgtgtgtgtgtgtgtgtgtgtgtgtgtgtgtgattacaCATTCACACCCCACCAAAGGTGATTCTTCAGCATTGTGCATTTAGCCGACATGCACAATTTCCTTCTATCCAGACCAATTATGaatcaaacatacatacatacattcatatatacattcaaacatacatacatatatatctttatatatgtgtgtatatgtctgtatgtttgtatgtgtatgtgtgtgtgtatgaaatGTAACATTTGCTTCGATCGGTggtggagggtggagaaccattagCAGGGAATTGGGGTTCTGTTGTTTGGAGCCTATTTAAGCACACAAAATAAAACACGcgcgcacgcgcacacacacacacacacgtgtgtgtgtgtgtgtgtgtgtgtgtgtgtgtgtgtgtgtgtgtgtgtgtgtgcacactcACACACCACCAAAGGTGATTCTTCAATATTGTGCATTTTGCCGACATGCCCAATTCCCTTCTATTCAATTCAATTGTAAATCAAAGATACatgcatacaaacatacatacatatatatatgtgtgtatctctgtatgtgtatgtgtgtgtgtatgcaatcGAAAATTTTCTTCAAACGGCagtggagggtggagaaccattggcaAGGAATTGGGGTTCTACCATTTGGAGCCTATTTGAGCACACACAAATCATCCACTATACACCTCATTCTATGTTTGATAAACTTGTTATTTCCCTTGTTTCATGATGCATGGTCAACATTAGGATTTTTTGATTCACCCCAAGTCCATCGATATGTAAAAACCTGCCATCTTGATATATACTACCtataatatatatagatagatagtgTTACAATGTACCATAGAACCTCATATCCATTTGCATGTCTATATTATTTCATAGACATACAAATACTTGTATGTACATACAAATATATCTTCCTTCCATACTATCTGCTGCTTTATACGTATGTATACACATCTGATATTCTCATTCTTAAATCACCATTCAAAATCCAATATACTCTGCCCATTCAAAATATATGCAATAATAATGCAGGCGACTGAAGAAGAATTTGATCTAAAGAAAGCTAAAATAAGTCAACAAAATCATCGTTACTACACAAAACACAAGGAAGATATTTCAAAAAAACGTCGGTTGGCACGCCTTAACTGCCAAAACCTCAACCCTTTGCAAGCCTCATGTGCAACCAATGCAATAAACACACCATCAACAGTTGTTCCAAATGAAAATGTTCATATACACAATATCATGCCCAGTGCTACTTCAGCCAAATTCTAACAAACTTCCTTgcactccacaaaaatgcataaaacaacTCCACCACAGGATAGCCACTCTATCTACCAGCATGCAATATTGCAGAATACAAATCCACAACAATCTACAATAGATTGTTTCTCTTCTGCAAAatacattcaagcattgaagacctTCCGTGCTTGCATTGATTCATTATCGACACTTCAAACATGTAGTATTTGTAAAGAAAGATATATTGGGATGCTTGTTCGCAAATGTCACCCAGAAATTGTCTGCTCCAGATGCTTTGCTGAAAGAGGCATTCATCGCTTCTCTTCAACTAATAAATTAGACCCAGGTGAACAACCCCTTGTCTTAAAGAAGCTTACCCAGGTAGAGGAGATGCTTATTTCTCGCGTATCTCCTGTTTTGCAAGTCACTCACGCAAGAGGCGGCCAATACAAATACTTTGGTCACCCGATAAGTTTCCCTCAAGACATCTCTGAAATTGCAAAGACTTTGCCTCGCAAATTGCAGGATTTGGAAGTCCTCATAATCCAAAGAACCAATATTCAAGGCCACAAATATGACTGCTATGTCAATAAATTTCATGTTATGGATGCATTGACATTTAAAATTCAACATGACCAATACTACAAGGAAGTtatcattgattttgatgctctgaacctGCTTCCTGATGTTACAACAGATGTTTCAACTATGTTGAATATGTTGCAAGACATTGACAATGAAATACCTGTTCCTCCAATAGCAGATTATTCTGACTCTACCAATCCATATGCCACAGACATTTCATCGTCCTTCATCCCAACAATGCCTGGTGTAGCTCGTGAGCTGGAGGCTATTAAAGACACATTACAACTACATACCACTGAAAAGAATATTTTGCCTTGGCCTCAAATAAGCTCCTCCTTGATAAATGAATATAACACTGAAGGTTTGTTGAGTATGGAATTTCCAGCACTCTTTCCAACTGGTATTGCCCTCCCGCTCCAGCCACATACCAAACATGTTCATTTGCATGAATATGCACTCCACTTGATAAGATACTTCGACCAAAGATTTGGTCAGCATGTCAAGTTCTGGTATTTCATTTATAATCTGATTATGTGCCACCATTCACAGCAATCTGTAGTTGTCTTTATTAGAACTAATATAGAAGAGGCCTTCCCAAGCAATTTGCAAGCATTGCATGACCGTTTGCAGAACACGCCTGATGACCAGCTGCCAAAACAGCTCCTCCACTTTGGTGCAACTCTTAGAGGCACTAGAGCATATTGGAATAAATCCTGAAAGGAGCTCACAGCAATGATCTCCCAATTGGGAACCCCAACCCTTTTTTTCACATTGAGCTCAACTGATACTAAATGTCCTGACCTGCATACCCTTTTCAATGAAGATAAAGGCAAAAACATAGAATCCACAAGAAAACAACTAGTGGAAAATGTAATTCACAATCCACACATAACAGCCTTGTACTTGCACAACAGGTTTGCAATATTTCGTGAAGAAATTAttcaaaatttattcaaagcaaAAGACCTCTAGTATAGATATGAGTGGCAACATCGTGGCTCAGCACATATTCATGGATTTCTATGGCTCCTTGGTGCACCAAACATAGAAATCATTGATTGGCAAAATGACAATGAAGTCCATATGGCTAAAACTTTCTTTGACTCATACGTTT encodes:
- the LOC131858492 gene encoding uncharacterized protein LOC131858492, whose product is MHKTTPPQDSHSIYQHAILQNTNPQQSTIDCFSSAKYIQALKTFRACIDSLSTLQTCSICKERYIGMLVRKCHPEIVCSRCFAERGIHRFSSTNKLDPGEQPLVLKKLTQVEEMLISRVSPVLQVTHARGGQYKYFGHPISFPQDISEIAKTLPRKLQDLEVLIIQRTNIQGHKYDCYVNKFHVMDALTFKIQHDQYYKEVIIDFDALNLLPDVTTDVSTMLNMLQDIDNEIPVPPIADYSDSTNPYATDISSSFIPTMPGVARELEAIKDTLQLHTTEKNILPWPQISSSLINEYNTEGLLSMEFPALFPTGIALPLQPHTKHVHLHEYALHLIRYFDQRFGQHVKFWYFIYNLIMCHHSQQSVVVFIRTNIEEAFPSNLQALHDRLQNTPDDQLPKQLLHFGATLRGTRAYWNKS